TTTAGTGTTATAATATTAAGGCCTGTTTGATTGTGAATATTTGAAAGTGCTTGCTGTAAATAGATATTATAAAGTTGAGTGTATGCTGATGCTAACGCCTGTACCTGAGGTCCGCCTTGGATTGCGGATGGCGTGTCTTGTAATGGCGGAAGCGTTAAGACAACCATTTGTTTTGCTCCAAGCTTTGATAGCTCAGCTATACCTTGGGCCGTTTGAGGCACAGCAGTTTGGATAGCATTTCCAATAAGCACACCCATTGCTTTTGTAGGATCATTTGTTTGCTGGTATACTGTGATTATTTGATTTAACAAGGCAGGAGGTATTCCAGCAGTTATAGCATAACTTGGGTCATTTGTTGCAATTGTTTTTTGAAGTGCCTGCGTCTGAGCTGCTGTTACAAAAAAATTATTTGCCCCAATCCAAACGCCAATTAGGTCGTTTGATTTAAACCTGCCACCAGCGTTAGCAAAATTTTGAACTTCTGTTAAAAAGCTTGGCAACTGTGGATTTGTAAATAATCCCTGACTTGCAAATGAACTCCAATATGTGTTTTCTAAATTGTTGAACACTCCAGGCTGGCCGTTTAAACCCTCAGTGCTTATTGGTCCAGTAAAAGCACCGCCTACAGCAAAATCATTTGACGGAATAAATCCAAAATTTGATATTAATGGAAAATCTTCTGCCCATACAGGGCCATTTGAAAACCTGTTTTTATAGTAAGGTGCTGGTGGCAAAGGATAGCCAGTCAATTTTGGTATGTTGCCATTATCGCTTAAACTATCGCCAAAAACAAACCAGTTGCCGAAAGCTTGCGCAGATTTAAAATTTGTTAATAGAAAAATTAGAAAAAAAACAGCTATTAACTTATTTTTATTTTTAAACATTTTAATCACCTATTAAAACACATACGTGACGTTTAAGCCATAGCCCCAAATGTGAGCTTTAGCGCTAAGATCAGTAGATTGCTGTGGCAATACTCCAGGTATAGCGTATGCAGCATTTAAGTTTTTAGAATTAGATATATTTGTGTTTCCTGCGGTTGTTGAATAAAATACATCCGTATCAATCTTCCAACGTTTAAAGTTTAATCCAACACCGCCTGTAAACATGTACTTGTTTGCATCAGGCCACTGGGCATCAAATGTAGAAGAAGGAATAGGCGTAGGATCATAGTAAAAACCTCCACGCAAAGCAAGCATTTCAATTGGTTTGTACTCAATGCCGAATTTTATTGTATTTGTATCTTTCCAATCTCTTGGGAAATACTCACTTGATTTTATTCCGAATAATGGCTGGCTAAAGCTTACTGTATATCCGCNNNNNNNNNNGCTTACCACACTCCATCTAGTCCACAGCCAATCCACTTCAAATCGCAACTTATCAGATGGTTTTATATTCACACCAAGCTGAAACTGATCTGGTGCATCTACACATGTAGAAGCGCTAAGTTGCTGATTTGCTATGCTTGCTGTTAAAGGATTTGTGTATTGTACTTGCGCAGTACCAGATAAATGCGTGTGGGTCATGCTTCTGTATGTAGCACCAAGTGTTAACCACTCTACAGGTTTATACATGATACCTAAGTTCCAGGAAAAATTATGATAATCGGCTAAATTGGTTTTTACAGCTGCATTGCTTGTTAAAGGTAAACCAGTTTTTGCACTTTGTTGTGCAGTTAAAAGCGGTACTCCAAAAGCATACCGTTCAACGCCACTTTGCGTTGTACCTATGTCTATTGCACCTCCTATAAATAAATTATCTGTAATTTTATAACCTGCGCCAAAAGCAAAAACTTCCCTGTAGTACCAGGATTTATAAGAATCGTAAGATAGCGGATTTAAAGGGCTATTTGTCCAGCTAATCGATAATCCAAAAGGCACATATACACCAAAGCCCAGTGTCAATTTTTTACTGACAGGCAAAGCAATGCCAAAGTTTGGTATAGTCATTGTAGCAGAATTATCTGTAAAAGAGCCAAAAGAAGTACCGCCTGGACTTACTCCAATTGGAGAATATGGATTTGGCGTTGGGTATACACCAAGAGGTTCTACACTCAAGCTGTTTACAGTTAAAAACGGTTTTACATTTTCAAAACCAAGTGTCACTTCGGGCTTATTAATCTGGGCAAGACCAGCTGGGTTATAGTATAGAGCAAATGGATCATTTGCCCAGGCAGCATATGCACCACCCAAAGAAGTAGCTTTTGCTCCTATACCGTACGTGTCAACATTACCAGCAAATGCCTTTACAGACAGTAACAACCCTAGACTTGCAAGTAGAGCAACTTTAGACAACTTTTTCATAAAACCCCCTATTAAACAAAATTTTAATTAATCTTATACATAAAAATTTAATAAAAGTCAATAGTAACTTAATTATTTTAAATTTAACCGTATCTTAAAAATTACACTTGACATTTACGTAAAAGATTGATATATTTTGTTTAATAAAATTTAGCAGGGGGAATTTATGGAAAACTGGCCATACAAATCATTGCCAGATATGCTAAAACAAAATGCTATTGCTTTCAAAGACAAGATTGCAATAGCATACAAAAAAGGTGGCGGTATAACAAAATTTACTTATGAAGATTTTTACAAGTTTACTTTAATGGTGTCAAGAGGACTAAAAAAATTAGGAATTAATCCAAAAGATAAAGTAGCTATATTATCAGAAACAAGACCTATGTGGTCTTTGGCAGATTTTGGTATTATGAATATTGGTGCTATTGTAGTACCGATATATCATACCAATACACCAGAGCAAATTGCTTACATTATCAACCATTCAGAAGCAAGAGCTATTTTTGTTTCTGATAAAACTCAATATTTGAAATTACTTGAAGTAAAAGACCAGATTCCAAGTATAGAATTTGTCATAGCTCATGATAGATTTTTGGGTGATAAAAAACTATCTCTTATTACTTTTTATCAAGTTTCAGAAATTTCAGAACCGCTCACTCAAAATGAACAAAAAGAAATAGAATCTTATATCGATAGTATAGATATTGAAGATACTTTTACAATTATATATACGTCAGGCACAACTGCTGAGCCAAAAGGTGTTGAGTTAACGCATAAAAACCTTATCTCAAATATCTACTACATTAATAAAAAAGCAAAAGATCTAATAAACTCAAATGATGTATTTTTAACCTTTTTGCCTTTTAGTCATATTCTTGGCAGGGCTGATAGCTATTACTTACCGCTTGCATATGGCTCACAAATTGCATTTGCAGAAAGTATAGAAAAAATTGCCGATAATATTTTGGAGTTTAAACCCACAATAATAGTTACGGTACCAAGACTTTTAGAAAAAATATATTCCAAAATTTTAGATAGCGTCCACCATGCAAGTAATTTCAAAAAAAACCTTTTCCATGCAGCATTAACTATAGCTAAACAGTATATAGATGCAAAATATGTAAATAAAAACCTCACTTCTAATTTGGAATTAAAATATAAGATTTTTGATAAACTTGTATTTTCAAAAGTCAGAGAAAAATTAGGACTTGTTAACTTCAAAACATTTGTTTCTGGTGGTGCACCACTTGAAATAGAAGTTAACAAATTCTTTTGGGGTTTGGGTATTAAAGTGTTAGAAGGATTTGGTTTAACAGAAACCTCACCTGTATTGTGTGTAAATACTTTTGATAAGATAAAATTTGGTTCAGTAGGAACTTTAATAGAAAATACCCAGGTAAAAGTAGCACCGGATGGTGAATTATTGTTTAAAGGGCCACAAATTACAAAAGGCTATTACAAAGCCCCTGATTTAAACAAAGAAGCATTTGACGAAGATGGATTTTTTAAAACTGGTGATATTGGTAAAGTTGATGAAGAAGGCTTTATTTATATTACAGATAGAAAAAAAGAGCTTATAGTTACAGCAGGCGGTAAAAATATTGCGCCAGCTCCTATTGAAAATGCACTTAAGTTATCCAAGTACATTTCAAATGCATATGTCTATGGTGATAGAAAACCGTACCTGGTAGCTTTAGTTACAATGAATATTGAGCGAGTCTTAGAGTTTGCAAAAGAAAATCATCTCCATTATTTTGATATAGCAGACCTTTCAAAAAATCAAAAAATACTTGATCTATTTAAAGCTGAAATTGAATCGGTAAACAAAACATTGGCAAGATACGAAACTATAAAAAAGTTTTCAATTCTACCCCACGATTTTAGTATTGAAGGCGGTGAATTAACACCAACTTTGAAATTAAAGCGAAGAATAATATATAAAAAATACATGGATAAGATTGAATGCTTGTACACAGAAGAGGGCAATTGTTTTAGTTGCTAAAAGGAGGTTTATGACAATGTTTGACAAAAGGAGGTTTTTGGGATGAGAGAAATTAACAAAGTCGCCGTCCTTGGCGCAGGAGTTATGGGTTCTACGATTGCAGCACATCTGGCAAATGCTGGTATTGAAGTTTTACTTTTAGACTTACCTAGCGACGATGACCCAAATAAAATTGCCAAAGCTGGCTTGGATGCTGCTTTAAAAGCAAAGCCTGCTGCTTTTTATTTGCCAGATTATTCATCTTTTATAAAAGTGGGTAACTTTAGAGATGATATACCAAAAGTTAAGGATTATGATTGGGTTATAGAAGTAGTAGTCGAAAGGATGGATATTAAAAAATCTCTCTTGAATCAACTTGCACCACATTTGAATCCAAATAATGTTTTTTCGAGCAATACAAGTGGCCTTTCAATAAATGAAATGGCAGAAACATTACCAGAAAATTTAAGAAAGAATTTTTTAATTACACATTTTTTTAATCCACCAAGATACATGAGGCTTTTGGAAATTGTACCATCAAAGTATACTGATCCTAAAATTGTAAAAGATATGGCGGAATTTATTTCACACAGGCTTGGTAAAGGTATAGTTTATGCTAAAGACACACCAAATTTTGTTGCCAACAGGATTGGTGTATATTCCATATTTAATGGAATAAAGCACATGCTTGATATGGGATTAACTGTTGAAGAAGCTGATGCAATAGCCGGACCAGCTACGGCAAGGGCAAAAAGTGCTGCATTTAGAACATCTGATTTAGTTGGTACAGATACAATGGTGCATGTTGCAAACAATACTTATGAATTGCTAAAAGATGATGATGAAAGAGAAATTTTCAGGGTTCCAGAGTTTTTAAATTACATGGTTGAAAAAAAACTGCTTGGCAATAAAACAAAACAGGGCTTTTATAAAAAAGAAAAGGTAGACGGCAAAAATGTAACTTATTATTTTGATTACAATAAAAAGGAATACGTTTTATCTCAAAAACCAAAGTTTGCATCAATAGAGATGACAAAGCAAATCGATGATAAAGCTCAAGCTTTAAAAACACTTATATCATCTAATGATAAAGCAGCTCAATATGCATGGAAAAACATACGCGATACAATTATTTATGCAGCCAAGCGTATACCAGAAATTGCTGATGATGTAGTTAATATCGATAATGCCATGAAATGGGGATTCAACTGGGAACTTGGACCATTTGAGATGCTTGATGCAATAGGAATTAAATATTTTGTTGATAGATGCGAAAAAGAATCTGTCAAATTTCCAGAATGGATAAAAGAGATAGATCGAATATATAAAATTGAAAATGGCAAAAAATATTATTATGATTGCATAGGAAAAACTTACAAAGAATTAGAATTGCCAAAAACTCAAATTAACTTAGAGTTACTTAAATCAGCAAACAAAGTCGTAGAAAAAAATTCTGGCGCAAGTTTAATTGATTTAGGCGATGGTGTATTTTGCCTTGAATTTCATACAAAAATGAACGCAATTGGTGCAGAAATTATTACAATGATAAACAAATCACTTGTAAGGGCTCAAAGCGACGGTATAGGTCTTGTTATTGCAAATCAAGGTAAATTGTTTTCAGCTGGTGCTAATTTAATGCTAATTGCAAGTTTGATAGCAGAAGGCGATTTTGCACAAATCTCACAAGCTGTAAAAACATTCCAAAAGGCTTCCATGAGTATCAAATATGCAAAAGTGCCGGTTGTTGCTGCGCCATTTAATTTAACATTGGGTGGCGGTTGCGAGATCAGTCTTCACTCTGATGCCATAGTAGCACACGCAGAAACATACATGGGTCTTGTAGAAGTAGGCGTTGGATTGATACCAGGTGGTGGTGGTACAAAAGAAATGACACTTAGATCAATTGAAGAGGCAAATTTATACAATGCTGATGTTTCTGCATTTGTATTCAAAGCTTTCCAGAATATTGCAATGGCAAAAGTTTCTATGAGTGCAGATGAGTTATTCCAATTAGGTTATTTACGACGTGGCGATTCCATAACAATGAACATTGATAATTTGATTTATGATGCAAAACAAAAAGTTATAGCATTATCCACAAACTATAGACCACAAAAACCCAAAGAAAATTTAAGCGCACCTGGAAGAAGTGTAGCAGCAAGCATCAAGGCACAATTGTGGAACATGAAAATGGGAGGCTACATTACAGAATATGAAGAGTACCTTGGTGGACTTATTGCAAATGTAATGACAGGCGGTGATGTGCCAGCAGGCACATTGATTACTGAAGAATATTTACTTGATTTAGAACGTGAGGCATTTTTAAAAGCTTGCGGTAATAAAAAAACACTGGAGCGTATACAACATATGCTAAAAACCGGTAAACCATTAAGGAATTAAGGAGGAAAAAACCATGAAAAGTGCATATATTTTAGCTGCGTACAGGACAGCAGGGTGCAAAGCAAAAAAAGGTAAATTCAAAGATACAAGGCCTGATGATCTGGCTGCAGCAGCCATAAGAGGTCTTATTGATAGAACAGGCATTGAAGAAGCATATATTCAAGATGTGATTTTGGGATGCGCATTTCCAGAAGCAGAGCAGGGCATGAATGTAGCACGTATTGCTTCTCACAAAGCTGGGCTTTCTTATGAGATACCTGCTCAAACTGTAAATAGATTTTGTTCTTCTGGTTTGCAGGCAATAGCAACTGCTGCAGAGCGTATTATGGCTGGTTTTGCAGACTGCATTATAGCAGGCGGCGTTGAAAGTATGACAATGGTTCCAATGGGCGGCAATAAATACAGCGCAAACCCGGCTTTAGTTGAAACATGGCCAGAAGTATATGCTGCAATGGGTATAACTGCAGAGATTGTTGCAGAAAAATTTAACATAACTAGGGAAGACCAGGATGTTTTTGGTTACAACAGTCAGATGAAAGCAGCTGCTTCATTGGAAAAGTTTAAAGAAGAAATTATACCTGTTGAAATAGAAAAGGTTTCTATAGTCGATGGCAAGGTTAAAAAAGAAAAAGAAATCGTGGATATAGATGATGGTGTAAGAGCTGACACTACACTTGAGGCTTTACAAAAATTAAAGCCTGCCTTTAAAGTAAATGGTACTGTAACAGCTGGTAATGCTTCCCAAATGACAGATGGTGCTGCAGCAGTGTTTGTTGTATCAGAAGACTTTTTAAAGAAAATAAACAAAGCACCAATGGCAAGATTTGTGGGTTTTGCTGTTAAAGGTGTACCACCTGAAATTATGGGTATTGGTCCAACTGCTGCCATACCCGAAGTTTTAAAGCTTACTGGTTTATC
This portion of the Desulfurella sp. genome encodes:
- a CDS encoding SGNH/GDSL hydrolase family protein is translated as MFKNKNKLIAVFFLIFLLTNFKSAQAFGNWFVFGDSLSDNGNIPKLTGYPLPPAPYYKNRFSNGPVWAEDFPLISNFGFIPSNDFAVGGAFTGPISTEGLNGQPGVFNNLENTYWSSFASQGLFTNPQLPSFLTEVQNFANAGGRFKSNDLIGVWIGANNFFVTAAQTQALQKTIATNDPSYAITAGIPPALLNQIITVYQQTNDPTKAMGVLIGNAIQTAVPQTAQGIAELSKLGAKQMVVLTLPPLQDTPSAIQGGPQVQALASAYTQLYNIYLQQALSNIHNQTGLNIITLNGEVLFNELVSNPKAYGLVNTTDEGMLAYLNGDPNYSRYLFWDGVHPTAYTHSIIARYVSSAVNNFYSLTAPARLIEANSDAFSSLINNRINSFIAKKSSNQNITKLNNANGGPNFYISGSYNSGWKDDSDNTIGFDYNISTFALGGDYWINPNLMVGASIGYGNNYASLNDSAGTLEA
- a CDS encoding OmpP1/FadL family transporter, which translates into the protein GYTVSFSQPLFGIKSSEYFPRDWKDTNTIKFGIEYKPIEMLALRGGFYYDPTPIPSSTFDAQWPDANKYMFTGGVGLNFKRWKIDTDVFYSTTAGNTNISNSKNLNAAYAIPGVLPQQSTDLSAKAHIWGYGLNVTYVF
- a CDS encoding OmpP1/FadL family transporter — protein: MKKLSKVALLASLGLLLSVKAFAGNVDTYGIGAKATSLGGAYAAWANDPFALYYNPAGLAQINKPEVTLGFENVKPFLTVNSLSVEPLGVYPTPNPYSPIGVSPGGTSFGSFTDNSATMTIPNFGIALPVSKKLTLGFGVYVPFGLSISWTNSPLNPLSYDSYKSWYYREVFAFGAGYKITDNLFIGGAIDIGTTQSGVERYAFGVPLLTAQQSAKTGLPLTSNAAVKTNLADYHNFSWNLGIMYKPVEWLTLGATYRSMTHTHLSGTAQVQYTNPLTASIANQQLSASTCVDAPDQFQLGVNIKPSDKLRFEVDWLWTRWSVVS
- a CDS encoding long-chain fatty acid--CoA ligase, giving the protein MENWPYKSLPDMLKQNAIAFKDKIAIAYKKGGGITKFTYEDFYKFTLMVSRGLKKLGINPKDKVAILSETRPMWSLADFGIMNIGAIVVPIYHTNTPEQIAYIINHSEARAIFVSDKTQYLKLLEVKDQIPSIEFVIAHDRFLGDKKLSLITFYQVSEISEPLTQNEQKEIESYIDSIDIEDTFTIIYTSGTTAEPKGVELTHKNLISNIYYINKKAKDLINSNDVFLTFLPFSHILGRADSYYLPLAYGSQIAFAESIEKIADNILEFKPTIIVTVPRLLEKIYSKILDSVHHASNFKKNLFHAALTIAKQYIDAKYVNKNLTSNLELKYKIFDKLVFSKVREKLGLVNFKTFVSGGAPLEIEVNKFFWGLGIKVLEGFGLTETSPVLCVNTFDKIKFGSVGTLIENTQVKVAPDGELLFKGPQITKGYYKAPDLNKEAFDEDGFFKTGDIGKVDEEGFIYITDRKKELIVTAGGKNIAPAPIENALKLSKYISNAYVYGDRKPYLVALVTMNIERVLEFAKENHLHYFDIADLSKNQKILDLFKAEIESVNKTLARYETIKKFSILPHDFSIEGGELTPTLKLKRRIIYKKYMDKIECLYTEEGNCFSC
- a CDS encoding 3-hydroxyacyl-CoA dehydrogenase NAD-binding domain-containing protein; its protein translation is MREINKVAVLGAGVMGSTIAAHLANAGIEVLLLDLPSDDDPNKIAKAGLDAALKAKPAAFYLPDYSSFIKVGNFRDDIPKVKDYDWVIEVVVERMDIKKSLLNQLAPHLNPNNVFSSNTSGLSINEMAETLPENLRKNFLITHFFNPPRYMRLLEIVPSKYTDPKIVKDMAEFISHRLGKGIVYAKDTPNFVANRIGVYSIFNGIKHMLDMGLTVEEADAIAGPATARAKSAAFRTSDLVGTDTMVHVANNTYELLKDDDEREIFRVPEFLNYMVEKKLLGNKTKQGFYKKEKVDGKNVTYYFDYNKKEYVLSQKPKFASIEMTKQIDDKAQALKTLISSNDKAAQYAWKNIRDTIIYAAKRIPEIADDVVNIDNAMKWGFNWELGPFEMLDAIGIKYFVDRCEKESVKFPEWIKEIDRIYKIENGKKYYYDCIGKTYKELELPKTQINLELLKSANKVVEKNSGASLIDLGDGVFCLEFHTKMNAIGAEIITMINKSLVRAQSDGIGLVIANQGKLFSAGANLMLIASLIAEGDFAQISQAVKTFQKASMSIKYAKVPVVAAPFNLTLGGGCEISLHSDAIVAHAETYMGLVEVGVGLIPGGGGTKEMTLRSIEEANLYNADVSAFVFKAFQNIAMAKVSMSADELFQLGYLRRGDSITMNIDNLIYDAKQKVIALSTNYRPQKPKENLSAPGRSVAASIKAQLWNMKMGGYITEYEEYLGGLIANVMTGGDVPAGTLITEEYLLDLEREAFLKACGNKKTLERIQHMLKTGKPLRN
- a CDS encoding thiolase family protein, with the protein product MKSAYILAAYRTAGCKAKKGKFKDTRPDDLAAAAIRGLIDRTGIEEAYIQDVILGCAFPEAEQGMNVARIASHKAGLSYEIPAQTVNRFCSSGLQAIATAAERIMAGFADCIIAGGVESMTMVPMGGNKYSANPALVETWPEVYAAMGITAEIVAEKFNITREDQDVFGYNSQMKAAASLEKFKEEIIPVEIEKVSIVDGKVKKEKEIVDIDDGVRADTTLEALQKLKPAFKVNGTVTAGNASQMTDGAAAVFVVSEDFLKKINKAPMARFVGFAVKGVPPEIMGIGPTAAIPEVLKLTGLSLNDIGLIELNEAFASQSIYCIRKLGLDESIVNVNGGAIALGHPLGCTGAKLTTTLLHEMKRRNNVKYGLVSMCIGGGMGAAGIFEKV